In the Malania oleifera isolate guangnan ecotype guangnan chromosome 1, ASM2987363v1, whole genome shotgun sequence genome, one interval contains:
- the LOC131162195 gene encoding plant cysteine oxidase 2, translating into MGIERFLADRKGNEFCELPKVTNSKSKKNRRRPKKPPLPLSPVQRLFETCKQVFSFGGTGTVPPSNYVEQLRSVLDSLKPVDVGLTPDMPYFRATPPGRTPAITYLHVFECDSFSIGIFCLPPGGVIPLHNHPGMTVFSKLLLGSMHIKAYDWASDMLCNTATNANGEVPHVRLATVKVDSDFTAPCGTSILYPATGGNMHCFTALTACAVLDVLGPPYSDPDGRHCTYYLDYPFARLPVDGVAVPEEERESYAWLKEREKPKDLTVVGAKYRGPKIVD; encoded by the exons ATGGGGATTGAGCGGTTTTTAGCTGATCGGAAAGGTAATGAGTTTTGCGAATTGCCGAAGGTGACGAACAGTAAGTCCAAGAAAAACCGGCGACGGCCGAAGAAGCCGCCGCTGCCGCTCTCTCCGGTGCAAAGGCTATTTGAAACGTGCAAGCAAGTATTCTCCTTTGGTGGGACTGGCACTGTTCCCCCTTCCAATTATGTCGAGCAGCTGCGTTCGGTTTTGG ATAGCCTCAAACCAGTAGATGTTGGCCTCACTCCAGATATGCCATATTTTAGAGCAACACCTCCTGGACGAACTCCTGCAATAACATACCTTCACGTCTTTGAATGTGATAGCTTCTCG ATTGGTATCTTCTGCTTGCCACCGGGTGGTGTCATTCCACTTCATAATCATCCCGGAATGACTGTTTTCAGTAAGCTTCTCTTGGGTTCAATGCACATCAAAGCTTATGACTGGGCATCTGATATGCTTTGCAACACAGCTACAAATGCCAACG GTGAGGTCCCTCATGTCCGGCTGGCCACCGTTAAAGTGGACTCTGATTTTACTGCTCCATGCGGCACCtcaatcctttatccagcaactgGGGGCAACATGCACTGTTTCACTGCATTGACAGCGTGCGCAGTCCTAGATGTGCTGGGTCCACCGTACTCTGATCCCGATGGACGGCACTGTACATACTACCTTGATTACCCATTTGCTCGCTTACCAG TTGATGGCGTAGCAGTGCccgaagaagagagagagagttatgcaTGGCTTAAAGAGAGGGAGAAACCCAAGGACTTAACCGTGGTTGGGGCAAAATACAGGGGCCCGAAGATCGTTGACTGA